The Triticum aestivum cultivar Chinese Spring chromosome 5A, IWGSC CS RefSeq v2.1, whole genome shotgun sequence genomic sequence CTTCTTATGCGCCCCAACcttcccttccccttccccttcccccgcggcaccctcctccacctccttcgggGCTGCCGAATCCTTGGCTTTGTTACCCTTCCTGTAGGAGTAATTGCCTCTGCAGCAGAGGAACCGCTGCATGATCATGCCCCCCGTGCCGGCCGAGCGGCGGTTGGAGCCGGTGCGCGCCTTGAACCCGGCCCTCTCGCCGTAGCCGTAGTAGAAGCCCTTGGCGTCCTGGACGGAGTCGAACTCCATCCCTAGCTCcggcgcggccgcggccgcggagGGGGCAGCCTCCCCCGTAGCCGCCGCTTCCAGCACGTGGTTGTGCTCCACCACCAGCTTGGACACCTTCCACTTGCCCTCATCCCCGCCCACCCCGCCGTCCTTCCTCACCACCTCCATCATCGCCCTGCACCGTTCGTCGGGCGGTCCCGCGGGCGCTGGCGACGCCTCCTCCTCGCTGGCGGGGCCGGCCTGGCGGAGCGAGAGGTAGCCGCGGGAGAGCGGCTCGCCGGGCTCCGCCGGCGGGGGCGGATCGGAGGAGCTCGCGGGCGGCcccagcggcggcggcgcgtcggccATGCTCGGGGCGGGGGTTTGGGCGGGGTTTGAAATGGCGCGGGTTTGGGCGGGGGCGGGGGATGGGGTGGGGGTGGAGATCGGGTGTGGGGAGGAGGCGTCTTGCCCTGGCTGCGGCGGCCGGCGGGAGTGGGggacgggtgggtgggtggatgcgGAGAAGGGTGTGGGTGTCAAAGGCTGCGCGCACGGGCGTCGGCTCCCTGGCGCGTGGGGTCAGGGGCGGCGTGGCCCAGGTGTCATCGGGTGTGAGCCTGGAAGCGAGTGTGGCGCTAGGGGGCCGCCGATGGGGCTCCTGGTCGGCGACCTGAGGAGGGAGACGGTGTGGCGCCTCTGAGCGCGCGACGCGTGGCCCGCCACGGTAGGGGATTGGCATGCCGCAGGTGGGCCGACGATGTCAGTGCACACATTTTTATCACGATCGTCTacgaattactccctccgttctactcCCTCatttccgaattacttgtcgcatgtatgaatgtatctaaatgtattttaattctatatacatccatttctgcgatgaATAATTTAGAACGAAGGGAATATAATGTAAGATTTTTTTTACACTAATAtaatgtcaaaaaacgtcttacatcatGAGACTAAGAAAGTATGATTTATTACCGATGTGGAAAGGGAAAGAAAATACGAGTTCCTCGTGCAACCTATATGCACTTTGGAATTATTATCATTGCTAGAGGATTGAGATAGGAAGTAGAGTGACAACCAGTGTAGTGCACAAACGGCAGTTTTCGATTCGCGTGAAGAAAAAAAATCACTGCTCGTATTCCAACGTAAAGAAAATGTAGAAAGGACCATACATGAGATGCGCAAATGGATACACTAGGGACACTTGTGCCCCCCAAAAACAAAGGAATTCTTTGAAGCCTCTGGAATGAACGATCTGATAGATCGTTGTCGGACTCTGTTGTCATTGAATCATCAAAAGGGGAAGAAGATGGTGCTCCCGTTCTACATGTGTTTTCATATGTTGAAACAAACTGCCTTGCTATACATCTGGAGGAATCAAACTTATTCAACATGTTTTCATATGTGTCATAAGTAATTTCCTCCCTAGGCAAGCTGAGAACGTGATCCGGTCAACACGTTTCTTGATGCCGCTCATTCCGAAGAAGTGAAAGTTAGCCCCTGCATGGGCATCTAAGACAAGTTATACACTCTTGCCAAGAGGATCGAGCTTGTGTCTCACAAGTGAAAAGGAACAAGAGAAGCATGTATTTATATATGCATAGCACATAGTGGTAAAGAAGAGTTGCAGGAGGTGAAGAGCTTAGGTGCATATAAATAGAGGAAGTAATGCTCAGTAAATACTCGGCAAGAGACTTGGGCGTGATATGGCACCGTCTCCATCCGGGTTCTCCACCTCCCACACCTAACATATGAAAACCAACCCTCTAGTTGAAGACCGCGGCACATAAATTTGGTGCAGTTCATGTGAGCTAAGTTAACAAAGATCCGCTATAACATTATGCTCTTTAATTTTAAATAGCCCCACATTCAATTGAGATCTGCAATTGAAATTGGGTCATTCAATTTTGATCGCATCAACAATTTCTTGAAACTCTCTTGTTCGACTCTTTTGTACTCATTATGTTTCCTAAATTTTAAGGGGCGGCACAATTAATTGATGTCTGCAATTTATGATTGGGTCAATCAATTTTgatcgggtcaacaatttctcaaggagcgctcccattcaattcttttaattcactATGTTTCCTAATTTTGAAGCCCCGCCAATCAATTAATGTATGCAATTTGAGATTTGGTTTTATGCTTCAGACTGGGTCAATGATTTTCAAAATTAATCAGTAGCAATCAGCCTTTAAAAATATATCAATCCCGTGCACCCTCCCACCACCTAGAAAAAGAAAGTGCCACATTGTGTGAACTATAGAACCAATATAGTCAATGTAGCCACCAACACAATTTTTTTTTTCACATAAATATAGATTGGTTGGCAAATAACACAAAATCACATCACAAAAGGAGCTATTTACGACGACTCCGGCCGCTCGAATAGATtcagatagctagctagctagctcagtCCGCTCGAATCGATTCAACTAGCTAGCAGTGGCGGAGGCAGGATTCAAGTATAGGAGGGGCCGAGTACGTATATTGATCGAATCTTGTTGATAATTACTAGTTGCTTCTACTAAAATTGTTgatcgttgggggggggggggggcaggcccctgctcgtcccccctggctccgcccctgctagCTAGCTCCTGGATTGATTCAGCTAGCTACGACGATGGTGGTTCCGTATTTGGCCGTTTGGATTGATTCGAGCTAGTTAGTTTCGTGCAAGTCACCCTGGACGCCCGCGGCTCCGTATTTGGCCGTTTTATGCGCTGTTCGCCGGTTTCGTAGAAGCGAGCTAGCTGACTGTGGACATGGGCGAGAGAAAGAAAAAGACGTCAGGAAAATATAAATGAGTATTTAATTTTACAATTTAAGTTTGAGGAGTTTGTTCGGCTGCAGCTCAAACCAATCCTTAAAAAATGCGTTTCCACGAACTGAAAACGCTCCGCGGTTTAAAGGGTGTGTTAGAGACGCTCCTACTCCTAGAAAATAACCGTACTAGTGAACACACGAGACGAACACATTGACCATCGGCGCTACTTAAAAAGGAAAAGATAAACAGCATCCTGCTGCGCGAAGCAAAAGCCGTACCAAACTAGACGTCCAAGCAACCGCTTCCCTCTCTTCTCTTGCTCTGCTCGTCTCCAGTCCACCCTGCTCGCATCGCACCGACCGATCCGATGGACCGCGCCGATCCCGCGCGGGGCCGCCTCGCCGTGCTCTCCTcccacctcctcgccgccggcgcGGACCCCGCGGCCGCGCTGGGGAGGTCGCCGGCGTCGGCCGCGGCCCCGGGGGCCCGCGCCGGCGTGCTCGCCGTGGTGGACTCGAGGACCGGGAAGCGGTACGAGGTCAAGGTTTCGGAGGACGGCACCGTCCGCGCCACAGACTTCAAGAAGGTATAAAACCAGCAGTCCAGCCTGATATTAGCTTGTCTTCTCCTGCGGCGGGGGGTGGCGTGAATCGATCTGTGCTGCCTCTGTCCGTAGCAGAGTGCTTGTGCTCTGCAGTTCGGTTGGCGGTGGGCTGGCCTTATGGATTCGGGATTGGATCAGGATTTTTATCCTACTCGTCGTAGCTAGGCGCATGTAATGAAAGAGCTTAAGTTTTGGTTGGTAGTTGAGGTTCCAGTCCAATAATTAGGATCTACTGTTGAACCTGTGATCAGATCAGATGATCCAGCAATTGATGAATTATTCTTTTGTAGAAATTGTAATTGAGGATGATAGATAGACGTATTAAATATTTAATTCGACCGAGCTCGTTAAATTTAATGCAATCGGGCCAACAATATATGGTTATTGTACGTGAGGTTGAAGTTGAGCTGATAATCAGTACAAGCTTGAAATTTGTTCTGATGGGTAATTGTTGCAATTAACAATGTTATGGCATGGTCTAGGAGAACTTGTCTAATTGACCGACATGTATAGCTTGGGAAGCTGGTAGCCGTAATTATTTCAGTAGAAATTGCCTATAGATTTCTGTGATTTTGCAGCACCAAATTTTAACAAAACACGCTATAAGCATTTTACTTTCAGTGACACCTTCTTTTTCAAGGAACTAGCAGGAGCTCTGCCTCAATGATCCTTCATTTGTATCATGAAACCAGATCGAAGAGGACAAAACTGATTGTCGTTGTGTTATGTTGTAGATTACCACTGGGAAAGATGACAAGGGTCTTAAGACTTACGATCCTGGTTATCTCAACACTGCCCCTGTGCGTTCTTCCATCTGCTACATTGATGGGGATGAGGGAATTCTTCGCTACAGGGGTTATCCAATTGAGGAGGTGGCCGAAAGCAGTTCGTTTGTTGAGGTCGCCTACCTCTTAAGTAAGTGTTTTGCAACTTGTATTCCTATTGAATTCCAGAGCATATTCGCTTTTTTTGTTGTAATCGTTGGTTAATGACTTGTGCGTTCACAGTGTACGGGAACTTGCCCACTCAGAGTCAACTGGCAGGCTGGGAATTTGCAATTTCACAGCACTCTGCTGTTCCTCAAGGACTCTTGGTATGCGTTGTCCCTTACCTTTTCTTTTAGAGTCTTGATATTACAATATATTAAGAATATCATGTAGGTTTCGGGCTTCGCTCTGATTACAAAGTGATGTATGGTGCTTTCTAATTTTGGCAGGATATCATACAATCAATGCCTCACGATGCCCACCCCATGGGTGTCCTTGCCAGTGCAATGAGCACACTTTCTGTCTTCCACCCAGATGCAAACCCTGCCCTTAGAGTAAGCACATTCTGAATGCACCAATTTAGGCAGATGATTATTCACATAGTTCTTACGCAATGCAATAGTATCCGTCAAACCCTTAAACTTTCACTGTTATAATTCTTGTTTGATAGTTTGTTGTACATGCATACTTAATTTTTTATTATTATGCTTAACAGTTTGAAGTTGATCTTTGACATATTCTACCCATACAGGGGCAAGATCTGTACAACTCAAAGCAGGTTAGGGATAAGCAAATTGTGCGAGTTCTTGGGAAGGTATGACTAATAATCTGATTATCTTCAGTTAGTGTAGTTTTTCAGGATACTCATCCAACTGATTAAATTATGTTGCCATGCTTAAAATATCCACGGATTCCGCACATAACCTCATGATGAAAGTTGCAACAACAGTACTTTCTGTCTTTAGTCATCTACGTGACTTAACTTTCTATATCTGACCATTTGTTTAGGCACCAGCAATAGCAGCTGCAGCCTACCTGAGACTAGCAGGAAGGCCTGCTGTCCTTCCTTCAAATAATCTTTCTTATTCAGAGAATTTCTTGTATATGCTAGACTCTTTGTAAGTCACGTTACTTGAtaattattttcatttgttttTCCCACATATATTGGCTAAATAATCCATTTGCTACATATTTTtctatgtttgttgtgttgcagGGGTAACAAAGAATATAAGCCAAATCCCCGACTTGCACGGGTTCTAGATATCCTTTTTATTCTCCATGCTGAACACGAAATGAACTGCTCAACAGCTGCTGTTAGGCACCTTGCTTCAAGGTATCATGTCCTTCATTCTCCTCTCAAGTGCGAGTAGTAAATTGATGTCTAATTACCTATGATATCTGTATAGTGGTGTCGATGTCTTCACTGCTCTTTCTGGCGCTGTTGGAGCTCTATATGGTCCACTGCATGGTGGCGCAAATGAGGTAAATTATATCGAGCTCTGCATCCTCCTCGTTCATGAATTCAAGCTTATAATGTTTCTACATATTTGACAATCCTCATCATTAGTAATTCATTAATTAATCTAAGAAACAGCAGGACCTTGCCTCAGTAGCTTTACATGAAAAACCTTCTGAATCTTGCATCCACTTGTAAGGAAGTTTGTATTTTAAATAATCATTAACCTACACTTAAATCAGTTTTAGACCGTGTGTTCCACCTCTGGCCCTACCAGGCCCATTCAAAACCCAAATTGAAACCTAACAAAACTGAAAGTATGTGACTAGCAGTCTCATGCAGTTCTAGTTCATCCTATGTACCCGGCAGGAGCTTGCAACGGTTCCATGACGACCAATGCTCCAATTTCTTTTATGAAGAGTCTGATATCCATATCTCCCTGACCTTATCTACATTGCTCAATATCTCCTTAATTTGGAACTATCAAAACTAGTGCACACAGTATAACCAAGATTATTAGACCACAAGGAACAACTTATTAATGCGTCTATGGATTTTATTAGATTTGGTACCTGTAAAGTGTTTATGCATACTGGCAGGCTGTCATTTTCTCCATGTAAAGCAGAATCCATTACTATCTATAATTTCGAAGGTGATTAATCTTTGCCTGATTCACATTGAAACTCATGAAAATGAATTCCTGAAGCAAGGCCCACCAACACATTTCTATGTGTTTCTGTTTCTCATCGTGGCGTCATGCAAGTAGATCCATCCTCCCAGGAATATCCTTCCAGCCCCACACCATGTTAGTTTTTAGGGAATGTATGTATTGTGAAGTCTTTTAATTTCAGAAACCTGCATCCTGGCCAAAAGAGATCAATGATTTGCATCTTACCATGGGACTTAGTGTTATGTTCTGTATGTCAGGCGGTACTTAAAATGTTGAATGAGATTGGAGCTGTGGAGAATATTCCAGATTTCATTGAGGGAGTGAAGAACAGGTGATAATACacaactcctgcttgattgatatttttCTTGTCTCCGTGATAGTCTTTTCAGTAGAATTTCTACTTCGATACCTTTTGATGTACCGTGGGACTTGTTTTACAAGCGATGTCTGTCATTTTTCAGGAAACGGAAAATGTCAGGTTTTGGGCACCGTGTGTATAAGAATTATGATCCTCGTGCTAAAGTCATCCGAAAGTTAGCAGAGGAGGTTTTCTCTATTGTTGGACGGGATCCTCTTATCGAGGTCAGCTATTCTTGATCTGTTTAACTGTAGAGAGGAAGATTTTCTGAGAACTTTACGAAACCTCCATTTATGTGGCGAGAGTTTGATCGGTGCTCTCATGTAATGAAACAGTGTTGCTCTGTTTATGCTGTGGGTGCTAAGTGTCAGTAACTTTGTCTATGAAACATTATGTTTCGCAAGTAACAGAGtaaaaggatcgaaccatgcaagaTAGAAAATACAGTAAAAATATCTCTTTTCTACTGGGTGAAAATTGACTGAAAAATTGTGAGATAGATGAAGTGCAATTCAGATTATTTCCACTTTGGATCTGTTGACTGTTGAAAGGAACAAAAATAGTGGACCTAAGTTGTACGATTGTTCGTCATCTGTTCTTTTTATGACCGAACGAAAGCTGTGTGTTTTATGCTACTCTTGTTTGCTAATATCACAAATGGCTAACACTTCAGGGTTTGACAATCGTTCATTTTGCTATTTAACTTCTTTTTCTTTAAACACCCTAGAGTTATGGTATCAACAAGGGCCTAATAATTATGTCGTTTTCTTTAAATGAGGATCCTAAACAGCTTGGCTATTGGTGGTCGAAACTGTAATCATGCGTTGCCGAATCAAACACATCCTTATGATGTTTTCTGATGCCATGCCAGGTTGCTGTTGCTTTGGAGAAGGCAGCACTGTCAGACGATTATTTTATCAAGAGGAAGCTGTATCCAAATGTGGATTTTTACTCAGGCCTGATTTACAGGTGTATCAGTTGTTTCTTCGAAACTGAGTCTACTTTCTATCCCCCGTGCACCCTATTTCTGTTATTGAATACTTACATTGTGACTCGTTGATTTTCAGAGCGATGGGATTCCCTACAGAATTTTTCCCTGTGTTATTTGCAATTCCTCGCATGGCTGGTTGGCTAGCACATTGGAAGGAGTCACTTGATGACCCTGACAATAAAATTATGAGGCCTCAACAGGTCAGTAGCTATCAACAGTTTTATGTAGAGCACTTCTTTTTGCTTGTTCTGAATTCGGGGACAACCATTTTTGTTTTGTTTGTCAGTCTATACTGAGCACCAGCTTAAGAGTTGCTATTATTCTTTGATCTGTAGTGTGAAATATAATGTTGTACATGCTTCTTATTCTTTTGAGTGTTGTTCGGTGGATCTAGTTTTCCCTGTGCTTTAGCAAGGACTTCTTATCACTGTGATACATGTTCCTTTATGCACCTTGAAACGATTTTGCTTATGCAGAAGTCAGTCAATGAATTCTAGTCATGTTTCACTTTATCTTGTCTTCCTATAGTATCctgttttttttttctgtcatattcTCAAAATTAGTAGAACAAATAATTCTGTTAACATTATTTGAGTCATGCAGTTGCTAAAACAAACCATCTAAGACAGTAGTTAGTTACTCAGGCAGCCAGATCTTCTCATACTTGTGCAATGATTGCTTTGTCGGCGTTAATTTGTTTGCTATTTCTTCAGGTATACACGGGCGTTTGGCTGAGGCACTACACCCCTGTGAGGGAACGAGTGGCATCTAACCAGGGCGAGGAGCTCGGTCAGATCGCTGCATCAAACGCAACGAGGCGTCGCCGTGCTGGTTCTTCCCTGTAGAACAGCAGCAGGCACGGATGCATGGTGCAGCATCCAGCCCACGCAATAAACCAGGCTGCTGTCGTTGCCCCTCACAACGCCGCAGCGGCTCGAGTCCGGGAGCTGTTATCCTTCTGGTGTCACCAAGACACTTAGCAGTTGCCATGCAATAAACTTCTAGTAAAAGGCACGCTGTGGACACTATCTATGCACACACTTCCAGTTTCCAGCTTCATCTCTGCATGCATGCAATGTGAGCTCATGATTGGAAAAAataatcatactccctccgtcccaaaataagtctTAACTTTAGAGGGAGTAGTTGATGGCATGTCGGTCTTCGTAAGAGTGTGCATATTAGTGCGGTGCGTAGGATTCGATCCCTGGCCAGCAATGAAAAATCATGCCATTTGACCGTTAGTTAACGCGCTATTTAGTTCTTTTTTACCTTGGGAAAAAGTTCCCTTTTTCAGTTAAAAACGTGTTACTATTTTATCGAACCTGGACGGACCAACGGTTGTACCGGTGCTCCAGCAGCATGTCCGGTTCATTCGTCGGTCTAGGTTTTCAAAACTATGCTCTAATGATGTTGGATTTACAATCACACTGATGCGATTTATGTGCGTGGCGCTGACTGTGCTTCCGTTTGGCCAGACCGGTGGACTGTTCGTTGCTGCTCTTTCGGTGATGTTCCCTGTAGTTGGCAACGTTCTGGGTGTTGTGTTTGGTCGTTGCATGGTACTcactccgttcggaaatacttgtcctagaaatggttgtatttagacttattttagttatagatacatctatTTTATCCATTTGTCAGTATTTTTGGATAGAGGAAGTAGGCGGTACTTCAATGAACTACGTGTGGTTGTTTGTGCGGGTTTGATTGCCGGGGGTGGTGCCTTCGTGGTCAAACCTGCAAAATCGCATACGGAGGACATGAATATAGCAAAGGCGTAGCGGAGCGCGCCATTCTGTCTAGTTCATTTTCGTATCATATGGTTACTGTCTTCAGTtttttgctgttgtaacttgctacCTTGCTCTGTTTTATATCTCTGTTTTTGGATCTGTGCATGCTATTTCCTTTCTGGATCACATCCCATGTCTTCTTGAGCAATAGTAATACACTGATGCAATGAGGAGACACACTGCTGACTCTCACTCGTTTGTTCCACCATTGATGTTTGTTCCAAGCTTGACCGGGTCAGTGTCGATCGTCGTCTTTTGTAGGCAGTACCTTTTGGGAATTATGCACCTCGTATTCCTTGCACTAGCTAATGATTTGTGCACTTTCTCGATGCAGGAGCAGTGGGTTAGGTTGGACCAATGACAGAAGTGGTGAGGCATTCATGTGGAAGTTTATCTCATTACACTGGACTAGAGTCAACGGCtgttaacatgcttcttgatgtcgCCCGTTCCGAAGAAGCAAAGCCAAACAAATTCCTGCCTCCCCTTGGGCATCTAAGACCTGCATGCGTTCTTGTCGAGAGAGGATTGAGTATGTAGATATTTATAGATGTAGAATAGTAAGAAAGAGTCGCAAAAAAAAAAGCGAGGAAAATTATGAGGTGGAAACATTTAAgaacctagatgcacataagtaattAGAGGTACTGCTCCGTCAAAACTTTACTACGAGACTTTGGGCATGATAGGTAGGCTGCATCAACCGATCAGGAATGTCACACACACAAGCTATGACTGTCTGGTTATCTGTATGCGCCCACCATATGTTAACATGAGTTGCTCCATTGCTTACAATGACTACTCTAGACGACCGTATATTAATATGAGTTGCTCCATTGCTTACATGACTACTCTAGACCAACACTtatagaaaaagggcctatagtcccggttcgtaagggcctttagtcccggttcctgaaccgggactaaagtgtcggtactaatgccccgaccctttagtcccggttcaatccagaaccgggactgatgggcctccacatgggcagtgcgcagagcccaggcaggagaccctttggtcccggttggtggcaccaaccgggaccaataggcatccacgcgtcagcatttctgtggttggggttttttttttttgaaaggggggggggttggggggttttggggggttaatttaggtgtttcatatattgtgttagctagctataattaatagagagaagtgtcctctcttacgtccgtgcttggtcgacgctacgtactatacatacgtatagagaggactagacacgctagttagctagtaagcaaacgaaggaaacagaagatcgtcatgaacatatatgcatacagagagaagtgatatcgaccacctctccttctccgagagattggtcgaacaacaagttctcgtatatctatccgacactaccggctacatatatacaataattatctcttacaaatataatcatacggactcatggtccacatagtattctccgtcttcagcgatcacttggtcaagaaagaatgccgccaattcctcttgaattgctcgcatgcgagctggtgctaggagttcatcccgcttccgaaacatctaatttgaagaagggggtcaatacatatatatatgaatgaatgaaactcaatagaaatgatggtaataaaataaaattgtgaatattgttat encodes the following:
- the LOC123105232 gene encoding citrate synthase 3, peroxisomal — translated: MDRADPARGRLAVLSSHLLAAGADPAAALGRSPASAAAPGARAGVLAVVDSRTGKRYEVKVSEDGTVRATDFKKITTGKDDKGLKTYDPGYLNTAPVRSSICYIDGDEGILRYRGYPIEEVAESSSFVEVAYLLMYGNLPTQSQLAGWEFAISQHSAVPQGLLDIIQSMPHDAHPMGVLASAMSTLSVFHPDANPALRGQDLYNSKQVRDKQIVRVLGKAPAIAAAAYLRLAGRPAVLPSNNLSYSENFLYMLDSLGNKEYKPNPRLARVLDILFILHAEHEMNCSTAAVRHLASSGVDVFTALSGAVGALYGPLHGGANEAVLKMLNEIGAVENIPDFIEGVKNRKRKMSGFGHRVYKNYDPRAKVIRKLAEEVFSIVGRDPLIEVAVALEKAALSDDYFIKRKLYPNVDFYSGLIYRAMGFPTEFFPVLFAIPRMAGWLAHWKESLDDPDNKIMRPQQVYTGVWLRHYTPVRERVASNQGEELGQIAASNATRRRRAGSSL